The genomic window TAGCACAATATGCGGGGTCACACCGCCATCGCGCAGCGCCAGGCCGATGTCACCGACCTGAATCTGGTTGGCCGCCATCGCCTGATCCAACCGCGCCTCGATCCGCGACTGCACCCAGTCGGGCAGGCGCAGAACCCTGTCCATCGCCATCCAGATCAGTGCCATCACCATGATGACGGGAATCAGTATCAGAAGGCTCGACACCACACTGCACAGCCATAAAACCCGGCGCCGCAAGCGGCGCGGTGGTTTTTCGGGGCGTCCTGGGGCTGCTCTGCCATTTTTGGCCTGTTCAGGGGGCGGTAGCGGGCGCATCAATCTTGGGCTTTATCTTCGCCGCAAATCCCCTAGCTTGCAAACCAAACTCAGGTCTTCCGCCTGTCACATTTCAATGAGGTTCCCCATGCCCGATATCGGTTCCCCCGCCCCGGATTTCACCCTGCCCCGTGACGGGGGTGGCGAGATCACGCTTTCCGGCCTGCAACCGGCCCCTGTGATTTTGTATTTCTACCCACGGGATGACACGCCCGGCTGCACCAAAGAGGCGATTGCCTTCACCGGTCTGGCAGCAGAATTCAAGGCTGCGGGCGCCACCATTCTTGGCATCTCGAAAGACACGGTTGCCAAACATGACAAATTCATCGCCAAACATGAGCTTGGGATCGCGCTGGTCTCGGACGCCGAAGGCGATGTGTGTGAACGCTATGGCACCTGGGTCGAGAAGAGCATGTATGGTAAGACATATATGGGAATTGAACGCGCAACCTTTCTGATTGGCGGCGATGGCACAATTGCGCAGATCTGGCGCAAGGTGAAAGTGCCCGGCCATGCCGAGGCGGTGCTGGAGGCGGTGCGCGCGCTGTGATCCCCCTTGCCGAAATGGCCGTTGCGGTGCTGGAAACCGCAGATGCCCGCGCCAAATGCGCGCTGTCGCGGGATTTTGCGGCAAAGTGGAAAGCCGCACGCGCCGACGGGGCCACCCCGATCCCTTTGGGCCGCGCCGCGCCGCCCGACCGCCCGGCGCGGCCCCCGCAGCCCCCGCTTCTGGACCCCCGCGATGTGCCCCGCCGCAAACCCGGGACCGAGGCCGGCAGAACCGCCATCCTGCATGCGGTCGCCCATATCGAACTGAACGCGGTGGACCTGCATTGGGACATCATCGCGCGGTTTGCGGATCTGCCGATGCCCATGGGATATTATGATGACTGGGTGCAGGCCGCCGATGAGGAATCCAAGCATTTCAACCTGATCGCCGATTGTCTGGAAGAGATGGGCAGTTTTTACGGTGCCCTGCCCGCCCATGCGGGCATGTGGCGCGCCGCGGAAGATACGGCCAATGACATCATGGGGCGTCTTGCCGTTGTGCCGATGGTGCTGGAGGCACGTGGTCTGGACGTTACCCCGAACATGATCGAGGTCTTTCGCCGGGCCGGCGGCGCCCCTGGCGCGGCCCGGGCTGTCGCCGCGATGGAGGTGATTTATGCAGAAGAAGTCCACCATGTGGCCTATGGTTCGAAATGGTTTCACTTCCTGTGCGGGCGCGAAAACATTGATCCCAAACCGGCCTTCCACGATCTGGTGCGGCGCTATTTCCACGGTGCGCTGAAGCCGCCCTTTAACGAGGAAAAACGTGCCGAAGCGGGAATCCCACCTGATTTTTACTGGCCTCTGTCGGAAAAATCGGGGTGATCACAACCGATCTTTCGGCGGTTTTTTGCTCAAACATAAGGCATGATGGCGTCTTTTGGCCATATTAACACATAAAAGATTGAGGCAAAATCCTCTATCGCTTATGCCGTTCCGGTGGCCAGCTTTCGCATAGGGGATGATGCATTGAGACGGGCCGAGAAGATAATGGGGCTAAATACGTGATAGCACGGTTACTGAACCGCTTAAACGCGGCTTTGGGAAAACACCTTCCTGAGCAGCGATTGTTTCTGAAGTCTGACGCGGGGATGCGGTTTATCCGCCTGCGCCCGGGGACACAGGCCCTGATGATCACCGGTGGCGCGGTGTTTGTCGGCTGGACCGCGATTGTCACCTCGATCTTCCTGATCGACACGATCAGCGCAGGCGAGGCCCGCGAACAGGTCGCGCGCGCCCAGATGACCTATCAGATCCGGCTCAATGACATGTCGGATGAACGCGACGCCCGTGCCTCCGAGGCCAGGCTGGCGCAGGACCGTTTCACCATCGCCATGGATCAGGTCTCGGAAATGCAGTCACGCCTGCTGGCTTCCGAGGAACGGCGCCGCGAAATGGAAGTCGCCGTCGATGTGATCCAGACCACCCTGCGTCGCACGATGACCGAGAGGGACGAGGCCCGGGGTCGCGCCGATCAGCTTATGGCGGATATTCAGGCCGAAACCGGCACCATCCAGACGGCCGCAGGCCATCAGCGTGATATGGAACTGACGCTGGCCTTTCTGGCCGATGCGCTGGAAGACACCGCCGTTGAACGTGACGACGCGCATCAGGATATGGAGGTCGCCCATGCAGAGGTCGACCGGCTGGAGTTCGAGGCCGAACTGGCCGCAGAGCGCGGCGAGCGTATTTTCACCCAGATAGAGGATGCGGTGGCGATGTCGCTGGAACCGCTGGATACGATGTTCCGCAGCGCGGGCATGCCCACCGATCAGATCATCGAACAGGTCCGCCGGGGCTATTCCGGCCAGGGCGGCCCGCTGATGCCGATCACCATGTCGACCCGCGGGCAGGCCCCCGACGAAATCTCGCTGCGGGCCAATGAGGTTCTGGAAGGCCTGGATCAGGTGAACCTCTACCGCCTCGCCGCAGAACAACTGCCCTTTTCGATGCCGGTCGGTTCTTCTGCCCGCTACACTTCGGGGTTTGGCTATCGCCCTGACCCGTTCCATGGCGGTCAGCGACTTCATGCCGGTAGCGATTTTGCCGGTCCCGTCGGCACGCCGCTTTATGCCACAGGCGATGGCGTGGTCACATTTTCTGGCCGTCAGAGCGGTTATGGGCTGCTGGTCAAGATCCGGCATCCCTTTGGACTCGAGACCCGATACGCCCATATGTCGCGCATCCGGGTGTCCGAAGGTCAAAGGGTCTCGCGCGGGGAACAGATCGGTGATATGGGAAGAACGGGCCGCGTAACCGGGTCGCATGTCCACTATGAAGTGCGCCAAGACGGCACCCCCGTAGATCCGATGAACTTTATCACGGCAGGAAGAAATGTTTTCTAAATCCAAAATCAATGACCCCGCCCCGAAACAAGATGGCAGCCCCGCTGCCAACACGGTGACCAGTACACCGGTAGAGCGTCCGGCGATGCCTGTTGGCGCGCCCGCCGCTTCTGCGCCCAAGGCCAAACCGCCCGCCTCGACGCTCAGCGCGGATCTGACCGTTGTGGGCAATCTGCGCACATCCGGCGACATCCAGGTCGAGGGCCATGTGCAGGGCGACATCCGTGCCCATCTTCTGACCGTGGGCGAAAGTGCCACGATCGAGGGGGAGGTTGTTGCCGATGACGTGGTTGTCACCGGTCGCATTGTCGGGCGGGTCCGGGGCCTGAAGGTCCGTCTGACCTCGACCGCGCGGGTCGAGGGGGACATCATCCATAAGACTATCGCCATCGAATCGGGCGCCCATTTCGAAGGTTCGGTCCAGCGTCAGGAAGACCCGCTGGCCACCGCCGGTCAGCAGGGCAAAAAGGCCGCACCGGTCACCAAACCTGCTGCGGCTGCCCCTGCCCCGGCGGCAGCCATGCCCAAAGCCCAGACTGCCGCAGACGGCAAAGCCTGATCCTTGGCGATAAAACCCGCGCCCGAAACGGCAAGGGACCCAAAACAAAAGCCGGGCCACGCGTCCGGCTTTTGCGCGCCCGGGGCAAGGCGGTTCATTCTGATCGCGGCGATTCTGGCCTCGGCCCTTGGCTTTATCGACGGCACCCTTGTGGCCATCGCCCTGCCCGCCATGCGCGACGGGCTGGAGGCCACGCTGGTTCAGGCCCAGTGGATCAATAATGGTTATCTGCTGCCGCTTTCGGCCCTGATCCTTCTGGGCGGCGCGGTGGGGGACAGGTACGGGCTGGCCCGGGTCTTCGCCATCGGCATTGCCGGGTTTGTCCTTGCCTCGCTGGCCTGCGCCATCGCACCGACACCCGAAACCCTGATTGCCGCCCGCATCGTTCAGGGCATCGGTGCCGCAATCATGACCCCGGGCAGCCTGGCCCTGATCGCCCGGGCCTATCCGGCTGAGGAGCGGGGCCGTGCCATCGGCATATGGGCCGCAGCCTCGGCGCTGACAACCGCCCTTGGGCCCATCCTCGGCGGGCTCGCGCTCAGCTTTGGCGGGCCCGAAACCTGGCGGCTGCTGTTTGCGATCAACCTGCCCTTGGGGGGTCTGGCGCTCTGGATGATCCTGAGCCGGGTCACCGCAGACCTCGCCCGCCCCGATCACCCGCTGGACCTGCCGGGTGCGGCGCTGATCACCGGCGCGCTTGGCCTCATCGCCCTGGGCCTCACTGGTGCCACCGAAGGCCATGCCGTCAATTGGGCCCCGGCGCTCGCAGGTGGAATGCTCTTCATCGCCTTTCTGGCAACCGAGGCGCGCAGCCGCCAGCCGATGATCCCGCTTGATCTGTTCCGCAATGCCGGTTTCGCCGCCGCAAATGCGGTGACGCTGCTGGTCTATTTCGCCATCTCGACGGTGCTGTTCTTCCTGCCGATGACGCTCATCGCCGGATGGGGCCTGCCCGAGATCACCGCAGCCGCCGCCTTCGCGCCGCTGTCGGTCTTCATTCCGCTTCTGTCCACAAGGGCGGGCAAATGGGCAGATACCTACGGTCCCGGCCCGCTGATTGCCCTTGGCAGCGGGCTGATCGCGCTGGCCTTCATCGGCCTTGCCCTCACCACTCAATTGCAGGATTTCTGGAACCGCACCCTGCCCTGCACCGCATTGATGGGCCTGGGCATGGCGCTGGTTGTGGCCCCCCTTTCCACGGCGATCATGGGCGGCGCCCCCGAAACCCGGTCCGGCACCGCATCAGGCATCAACAATGCGGTCAGCCGGGTCGCCGGGCTGGTCGCGGTTGCGGTGATGGGCACGCTGGCCGGATCACTTTATGCCAGCCATGGCGGCAGCGACAGTTTCGGCGCACTTTCGGATACGCAAGGCCATGGGGCGGCAATGAACGCGGCCTTCGCCAGCCTGTGCTGGGTCACCGCCGCGCTCAGCGCGGGTGGTGCCGCGCTTGCCTGGGCTTTCATCCGCAAACCGGATCAATCCAGCGGGGTCAGCGCCCGGCGATAGATATGCCAGGAGGCATGCCCCAGAACCGGCAACACCAGAAACAGCCCCAGCAGAAAGGGCAGCATCCCAAGAAAGGTCAGCCCGGCGATGATCAGCCCCCAAAATATCATCACGCCCGGGTTCCGCCGCACCACCGCAAAACTGGTCAGCATCGCGGTCACGAAATCCAACTCCTTGTCCAGCAAAAGCGGCAGCGCAATCACCGTCAGCGAAAACAGCACCAGGGCAAAACCCGCGCCTGCCAGTGTGCCCACAAACAGCATCAACAGCCCCTCGGGCGCCAGCAGATAGGCATAGGAGGATGTGACATTGGTCAGCGCCGAAGGCCCCAGAAACAGCGCGAACAACATATGCGCAAAGAAGGACCAGAACAGAAAATATACGATGATCACCCAGGATATCGACGGCAATTGCCGGTCTTTCTGCCGCCAGATCACCCCGAAAATATCATTGCGCCGCCAGCCCTCGCCAATCTCCAGCCGGCGGGAGACCTTATACAACCCCACCGCCAGAAACGGCCCGAGCAGCGGAAAGCCAAGGGTGATCGGGATCGCATACCAGATCTGATCGGTCACGAAGAGAAACAGATAGATCAGCCAGCCGCCCACCACATAGATATGGGCAAAAAACAGCCCCATGAACGGCGCCCGAAGATAGTCGCGCAGCCCCTGCTTCAGCGCATAAAGCACCCTGCCTGAAACTTGAATCACAAACACCCTGCCACGCTTCGCGTTCCCGGGACATTTGTGATGCGCGATGTCTCAGGTTTAAGGCAGCATGCTGTAGGCCAGATCCCCCGGACCCAACCGGTTGACCCGGGGCACTTTCGACGCAGGTTGTGGCGGGCTGATATCATCCATCCCTGATCCTCCCTGCGGCAAAGCCTATAGTATCCCTTTTGATCAAGCTCTGATTTCTTCCCATTCTCTGTCTTCTTTGACGAGTGTGTTTGCGAGGATGAGGAGCTTGCGCATGATAGCTGTGATGGCGACTTTCGAGGGTTTGCCAGCGGCTTTCATGCGTTGGTATTGCGCCTTGAGATCTGGGTTGTATTGGGTTGCGACGATGGCAGGCAGGTAGAGCGCATCGCGTAAAGGTTTCCGGCCGCCCTGAATGAAGGACTGCCCGCGCCATCGGCCGGATTGTCTTGTGATCGGGGCGATCCCCGCCAGTGACGCGACGGCCTTCTTTCTCAGGCTGCCGATCTCAGGCATCTCGATCAGGATCGTCGTGGCGGCGACCGCGCCGATGCCCTTGATGCTCTGGATCAGGCGAAGCGCACGTTTGCGGGCTGGGCAGGTTTCCAATTGCGCCCGGATTGCTTGATCAAGTTCAGCAATATCATCGACCACCTGGCGCAGCCGGCGGCGGGTCAGCTTTTGCGTCAGCCTCTGTTGCTGCCGATCCAGTTGGTTTTGAAGGCGTACCTTGTCTTTGATCAGCGCGGCGCGTGCAGCCTGTAACTCTCTGAGAATAGGACGGTCCTTGGCGACGGGCGCGTCTGGTTCCAGCGCATGCGCCGCGCCCATCTGCGCCAGAACACGCGCATCAGCACGATCCGTCTTGGCCAGCTGTCCTTTGCTTTCCGCAAAGCGGCGCGCGTGCTTTGGGTTCACTTTGACCAGTGGAAGGTGGTCGGCCAGCGCGGCCTCGAACGCGCCGTGATATGGGCCAGTTGGCTCATAGACCACGCGAGCTGGCAGGTCTGGCCCAATCCAGCGGCGGAGCTTCTGGAACCCAGGTTTGGTGTTGGGGAACTGCGCGAAAGCTCCGTCGCTCAATCGGTGGCAGTCGAGTTTGTCTTTGGAAATGTCTATGCCAATGCTATCGTCGCTCATCTTCGTCATGTCCTATGCTTGTCATCCGGGACGGCAATCCCGGGTATCCACCTCTCGGGACATTTGCTGCGCAAATACCCTGCCGGTCAGTGGTTCAGGCCTCATGAGAAGACGGTGTGCGATCGCACTTTAGAACGGTCCACTACGACCAAGCGTGTCCCGATCCACACACCGCCTCTGCCCGCCATAAATGGCGTGTCGGGCAGAGGCTCCATCTTCGCATGGAGACGGGCAAAGTCATAAGACAAGCGTTTCACACCTGATTTGAATCGAAAGCCGCCCGTCTCGCCCGGGCGATCCGGGCGCACCCGACCCGCCCCTTCTTCCCGGCCCCGCCCCTTCTTCTTGTCGCAAATACGCCCGCCGGAGGCATCAGCGCTTTGCCAGATACCCATACCCCGCCAATCAAACCGGCGCAGGCCCCACATGCCCGTGGCAACGCGTGCCGCCCGAGGGCTCCCCGCCCGGGCCGGGGGGCGCGAGGCGGCGCGCTTACCCCTCGGCCTGCGCCTCGGCCCGGCTTTTGCCCGATACATCCATCGCCAGCGTCGCGGCCATCAGCCCGTCCAGATCGCCATCCAGAACGCCGGATGTGTCCGAGGTTTCAAACCCGGTCCGCAAATCCTTCACCATCTGATAGGGCTGCAACACGTAAGACCGGATCTGATTGCCCCAGCCCGCATCCCCCTTGCTTTCATGGGCCTCGTTGATCGCCGCATTCCGCCGGTCCAGCTCCATCTGATAAAGCCGGGATTTCAGGGCTTTCATCGCGATATCCCGGTTCTGATGCTGGGATTTTTCCGAAGATGTCACCACGATCCCGGTCGGGATATGGGTGATCCGCACCGCCGAATCCGTCGTGTTCACATGCTGCCCGCCCGCGCCCGAGGACCGGTAGGTATCCAGCCTGATCTCGGACGGGTTCACCTCGATCTCGATATTGTCATCCACCACCGGATAGACCCAGACCGAGGTGAACGAGGTGTGCCGCCGCGCCGCGCTGTCATAGGGCGAAATCCGCACCAGCCGGTGCACCCCGCTTTCGGATTTCAGCCAGCCATAGGCGTTATGCCCGGAAACCTTGTAAACCGCCGAGCGGATGCCCGCCTCTTCCCCCGCCGTGGTCGATTGCAGCTCAACCTCATAGCCGCGTTTCTCGGCCCATCGCACATACATCCGTGCCAGCATCGACGCCCAGTCGCAGCTTTCCGTACCGCCCGCCCCGGCATTGATTTCCAGAAACGTGTCATTGGCATCGGCCTCCCCGTCCAGAAGCGCCTCCAACTCCTTGGCGGCCGCATCTTCGACCAAAGCCGCCAAAGCGGCCTCGGCCTCGGCCACAACCTCTGTATCGCCTTCCTCTTCACCCATTTCGATCAGGCCGGTATTATCTTCCAGCGCGCCTTTGATCGCCTCATAGGTGCCGATCTTGTCGACCAGCACCTGCCGGTCGCGCATCAGCTTCTGGGCTGCTGCCTGATCATTCCACAGATCCGGGTCCTCAACACGGGCATTGAATTCCTCCAACCGGTGCTGGGCTGTCTCCAACCCCAGGCGCTGGCCCAGAAGGTCCAGAGATTTCTGCACTTTTTCGATATGGGATTGGGTTTCGGCCCGCATGGGTCAGCCTGCCTTGTGAATGATCTTGCCTCTGTCAGACTGATCTATAACGGTTTGCTTTTCATGTAAAACATCTCGCAGGCCCGCCGCGATAGACCAATGGGCACGGCCCGGAGGTTTCGGATCAGACCAGACCCGAAACCCTCAATACAACCCGCCGGAGCTGAGCGTGCCAAACCCCGTTCCGGTCGGCACCCTTGCGGTATCACCGGTCGAGGTGGTCACGGTCTGCCCGGTCGGGTCATTGCCCCCGGTGCCATCATTTTCGCCGCGCGCGAATATTGGCAGGTTCGATCCCATGGCAAACCCGCCATCGACCACGGCAAGCAACCCATAGACCGGGTCCTCCCCCTGGCGGAACAGTTCGGCCACCACATGATCGCCACGGGCATCATCGGGCAGGCGCTGGCCCGAGAACCGGTCGATATTATAGAACACGCCGCCCTCGGGCACCCGGAACGGGCCGCCGCCATATTCCTCGATCGCGGCCTGCATGAATTCATTGAACACCGGCCCGCACATCGCGCCGCCGGAGGCGCCCCGCCCCAGCGGACGCGGCTGATCATAGCCGATATAACAGCCCGCCGCGATATTTGACGAAAAGCCCACGAACCAGACATCGCGCGCATCATTGGTGGTTCCGGTCTTGCCGGCGATCGGCACCGGAAGGTTCACCGAGGATGAGGCCGTGCCCCGTTCGACAACGCCGCGCATCATCGAGGTCAACTGATAGGCGGTGATCGGGTCAATCACCCGCTCGCGGTTTGACACGATCCGGGGTGCCACTCCCGGCTCCAGCGAGGCAAGTTCACAATCCGGGCATAACCGCTGATCATGGCGATAAACGGTGCCGCCGAACCGGTCCTGCACCCGGTCGACCAGGGTCGGCTCCACCCGTTCCCCGCCATTGGCGAACATCGAATAGGCCCCGACCATGCGCAACAGGGTGCTTTCCTGCGCGCCCAGCGCATTGGCCAGATAAGGCTCTGCCTGATCATAGACGCCAAACCGTTCGGCATAGCGCGCGACGGTTTCCA from Rhodophyticola sp. CCM32 includes these protein-coding regions:
- a CDS encoding peroxiredoxin produces the protein MPDIGSPAPDFTLPRDGGGEITLSGLQPAPVILYFYPRDDTPGCTKEAIAFTGLAAEFKAAGATILGISKDTVAKHDKFIAKHELGIALVSDAEGDVCERYGTWVEKSMYGKTYMGIERATFLIGGDGTIAQIWRKVKVPGHAEAVLEAVRAL
- the prfB gene encoding peptide chain release factor 2 is translated as MRAETQSHIEKVQKSLDLLGQRLGLETAQHRLEEFNARVEDPDLWNDQAAAQKLMRDRQVLVDKIGTYEAIKGALEDNTGLIEMGEEEGDTEVVAEAEAALAALVEDAAAKELEALLDGEADANDTFLEINAGAGGTESCDWASMLARMYVRWAEKRGYEVELQSTTAGEEAGIRSAVYKVSGHNAYGWLKSESGVHRLVRISPYDSAARRHTSFTSVWVYPVVDDNIEIEVNPSEIRLDTYRSSGAGGQHVNTTDSAVRITHIPTGIVVTSSEKSQHQNRDIAMKALKSRLYQMELDRRNAAINEAHESKGDAGWGNQIRSYVLQPYQMVKDLRTGFETSDTSGVLDGDLDGLMAATLAMDVSGKSRAEAQAEG
- a CDS encoding M23 family metallopeptidase, encoding MIARLLNRLNAALGKHLPEQRLFLKSDAGMRFIRLRPGTQALMITGGAVFVGWTAIVTSIFLIDTISAGEAREQVARAQMTYQIRLNDMSDERDARASEARLAQDRFTIAMDQVSEMQSRLLASEERRREMEVAVDVIQTTLRRTMTERDEARGRADQLMADIQAETGTIQTAAGHQRDMELTLAFLADALEDTAVERDDAHQDMEVAHAEVDRLEFEAELAAERGERIFTQIEDAVAMSLEPLDTMFRSAGMPTDQIIEQVRRGYSGQGGPLMPITMSTRGQAPDEISLRANEVLEGLDQVNLYRLAAEQLPFSMPVGSSARYTSGFGYRPDPFHGGQRLHAGSDFAGPVGTPLYATGDGVVTFSGRQSGYGLLVKIRHPFGLETRYAHMSRIRVSEGQRVSRGEQIGDMGRTGRVTGSHVHYEVRQDGTPVDPMNFITAGRNVF
- a CDS encoding IS110 family transposase, whose product is MSDDSIGIDISKDKLDCHRLSDGAFAQFPNTKPGFQKLRRWIGPDLPARVVYEPTGPYHGAFEAALADHLPLVKVNPKHARRFAESKGQLAKTDRADARVLAQMGAAHALEPDAPVAKDRPILRELQAARAALIKDKVRLQNQLDRQQQRLTQKLTRRRLRQVVDDIAELDQAIRAQLETCPARKRALRLIQSIKGIGAVAATTILIEMPEIGSLRKKAVASLAGIAPITRQSGRWRGQSFIQGGRKPLRDALYLPAIVATQYNPDLKAQYQRMKAAGKPSKVAITAIMRKLLILANTLVKEDREWEEIRA
- a CDS encoding MFS transporter, with amino-acid sequence MAIKPAPETARDPKQKPGHASGFCAPGARRFILIAAILASALGFIDGTLVAIALPAMRDGLEATLVQAQWINNGYLLPLSALILLGGAVGDRYGLARVFAIGIAGFVLASLACAIAPTPETLIAARIVQGIGAAIMTPGSLALIARAYPAEERGRAIGIWAAASALTTALGPILGGLALSFGGPETWRLLFAINLPLGGLALWMILSRVTADLARPDHPLDLPGAALITGALGLIALGLTGATEGHAVNWAPALAGGMLFIAFLATEARSRQPMIPLDLFRNAGFAAANAVTLLVYFAISTVLFFLPMTLIAGWGLPEITAAAAFAPLSVFIPLLSTRAGKWADTYGPGPLIALGSGLIALAFIGLALTTQLQDFWNRTLPCTALMGLGMALVVAPLSTAIMGGAPETRSGTASGINNAVSRVAGLVAVAVMGTLAGSLYASHGGSDSFGALSDTQGHGAAMNAAFASLCWVTAALSAGGAALAWAFIRKPDQSSGVSARR
- a CDS encoding ferritin-like domain-containing protein, with amino-acid sequence MAVAVLETADARAKCALSRDFAAKWKAARADGATPIPLGRAAPPDRPARPPQPPLLDPRDVPRRKPGTEAGRTAILHAVAHIELNAVDLHWDIIARFADLPMPMGYYDDWVQAADEESKHFNLIADCLEEMGSFYGALPAHAGMWRAAEDTANDIMGRLAVVPMVLEARGLDVTPNMIEVFRRAGGAPGAARAVAAMEVIYAEEVHHVAYGSKWFHFLCGRENIDPKPAFHDLVRRYFHGALKPPFNEEKRAEAGIPPDFYWPLSEKSG
- a CDS encoding DUF2189 domain-containing protein — protein: MFVIQVSGRVLYALKQGLRDYLRAPFMGLFFAHIYVVGGWLIYLFLFVTDQIWYAIPITLGFPLLGPFLAVGLYKVSRRLEIGEGWRRNDIFGVIWRQKDRQLPSISWVIIVYFLFWSFFAHMLFALFLGPSALTNVTSSYAYLLAPEGLLMLFVGTLAGAGFALVLFSLTVIALPLLLDKELDFVTAMLTSFAVVRRNPGVMIFWGLIIAGLTFLGMLPFLLGLFLVLPVLGHASWHIYRRALTPLD
- a CDS encoding bactofilin family protein, yielding MFSKSKINDPAPKQDGSPAANTVTSTPVERPAMPVGAPAASAPKAKPPASTLSADLTVVGNLRTSGDIQVEGHVQGDIRAHLLTVGESATIEGEVVADDVVVTGRIVGRVRGLKVRLTSTARVEGDIIHKTIAIESGAHFEGSVQRQEDPLATAGQQGKKAAPVTKPAAAAPAPAAAMPKAQTAADGKA